In Pirellulales bacterium, the sequence GGCGTGGGAATCTGGCCCTCGGAACTTTGGCAAGGGTAAAGAGAACCAAGAACTACCGTCTGTCTGGCCGCGACTGGCCGCCGTTGCCGGATAATCCGTCGGAACTCGCATGCTTTCGATCATTCTTTTGTCCTGCCATGCCGCAGAAAATCCATGATCGAATCACCGATTCTGACCTGAATCACCCACAAATTCTGGCGAAGACCCGAATTTTGCGACTGAAATCGGCTCGGCGAAGTACCGTTTTGTCATGTCCGCCGGCGGCTTCCAATCGTGCTTGACTCGCTCAAAGTTCGCGGCCCACCGAAGCACTATGGCTACTGGCGCTCGATTCGCTGGATGTTGTACATCGCCGCGAAACTGCCCGTGTCGCGTCCAGCCGGATCGAGCGTGCCATAGGCAACGACGAACTGGCCGGGTTGAAATCCGGCCAGCCGGTTGCTTGGATCGGATAGAATGACGCTGCCGCCGTAATGGTCGTTGGCAGCTTCGGGAGGAATGTACCGCAGCCGCCAGGTGCGCGCGCTTTGCGTATATTCGAGTTTGCCTTTGACCCAACCATAATCCGATCGATAGCCGTAGTTGTTACTCGTCGTCGCGGCGGCAGCGACCGGTGCGTTGCCGGCCGCAGGCACCGCGAACGATGCAGTTTGCACGGGGGGAAAATCGGCCAGATCGCGAATCGGCTCGCCCGCGAGCGATTGATTCAGCGTGCCATTGGAAACGGAACCGGCAGGCATCGTGAGCGTCGTCGTATTGCCAGGTCGAAATTGATCGGCGGATCGGTTCGGCATTGCCGCGCTGGAAGCCGTCGCGGCCGGAGCAGGTTCGACAATGCGAACGGTGCTTCCCGACGTAGGCGAAACGGCCGCTGCTGATTCGCCCGCAATCGCCGCCGAACTAGACGCGTTTTTTTCATCGGCCGCTTGCCACCCAGCTTGTCTTGCCGCCGTAGGAGTTCCCGGCGCAGCACTGCGAATGTCCGTAGCGCCGGCTGTCGCTCTGGGATTCAATAATCCGGGCACATTTTGATGAGCTAACGTCGGTGGCGCCGCGGTAGACGTCGCTTGTGGATACGAAAATCCACCCGGCAGAGCATAGACGGGACGATTGGCCGCTGGCGGCACGGCAACCAATGGCTGCGCGTTGGCGGCAGATTGCGCAAGCGATCCGCCAGGCGACGAAACATTCGGAGTCATCCGTCCATATCCTGCCGGCGCTGGCGAAAATCCAGGCGGCACCGAGTATGGAATTGGCGGTGGTGGGCTGGTAGGTGGTGGGCTGGCAGGAGCCGCGTTAGGCGCCTGAGTTCCGGCGGGGGGAGTCACGAGGGGCGAGCCGATCGTTGAGGTCGGCGCGGAGCTATAGTACGGAGGCGCAGGGGGCGCATTGGGAGCCGGCACTGCCGTTCCCGGCGGAGGCACCGTTTGTGCGCCAAAAAACGGGTCCATCACCGGCGGCGAATTGCGGCATCCGGCGCATGCGGCAGCCACGATCAACACACACCAGATCCGCGACATCTACCGACTCCTTTCTGCCGCAAAAAAAGTGTTGCTTCGACCCCCCGCGGCCAGCAACAAGGGCAGATTTCATTATTTTTTCGGCGATTTAGAAATCCGCCGCACAAATCCTCATCGGCAACTCGAAAAGGGCCGGTAGGATAGCGAATTTACCGAACGTGTCCAGGGCAATTTCGTGCCCAGGAAATCAGGGAAATATGGGGTGTTCTCAAGATTTGTAACGACAAAATCTTTCTATGATTGCGATTCCACTTGCATTTTAGACGATCGTATAATACAGTTGTATTAGTCAAGTGTATCGAAAGGTGGATGGCGATGGATAATCGAATTGATGATACCCGCGAGCGGTTGTTTGCGGCTGCCAGCAAGATTTTCGCCGAGAAGGGCTTTGAAAAAACGACGGTGCGAGAAATCTGTCATGCCGCGGACGTTAGCAATCTCGCCGCGGTGAATTACTATTTTGGCGACAAAGAGCGGCTGTATATCGAATGCGTCAAGTTGGCTCACAAGGTGCGGATCGATGAGGTGCCGCTGCCAATTTGGGATAACCGCACGTTGCCGGAGCAAAAGCTTTACGGCCTGGTGCTGACGATGTTGCGTCGGATGATCGGCCCCTCTCAGCCCTGGCATGAGCAATTGATGATGCGTGAAGTGGGCAATCCCACGACCGCCGTCGCCGAACTGGTGCAAGAGTTCATTCGGCCGCACTTTGAATTGCTGCTGTCAGTGATCGACGAATTATTGGCGGAGGAGGTAACCGCGGAGAAGCGCCACCTGATTGCGTTCAGCATCGTGGGCCAGTGTTTGCACTACAAAGTGGCGAGGCCGATTATTGAACTGCTTGTCGGGATAGAAGAAGTCGCGGCCTACACGCCGGAACAGCTTGCGGAACACATCACGAATTTTACTTTGTCATCCCTGCGGCAATCGCCGCAGACGTCGGAAAAAACAACCCCGAACTCCACGATCAGGCCGCAGCGACAAGGAGCCTCAACGTGACGTGGATCGCGTGGCGAATGCTGATTGGCAACAAAGCGAAGTACCTCGGAATTGTTTTCGGGGTGATGTTCGCTTCGCTGCTCATTGCCCAACAAAGTTCGATCTTCTGCGGATTGATGCTGATGACTACCAGCCAGATTCAGGATGTGAAAGGCGCCGGAATCTGGGTGATGGACAATAACGTGCAATTTGTGGACGACATCAAACCGATGCGCGACGAAGACCTGATGCGCGTCCGCGGCGTGCCCGGCGTCGAATGGGCGGTGCGATTTTACAAGGGTCTCGGCCGCGCGCGGCTCGAATCGGGCAATTTCCAACAGATCATCCTGCTCGGCGTTGACGACGGCACACTTGTCGGCGCGCCGCAACAAATGCTCGTGGGAAGCTGGGATGATCTACGACGAAACGATGCGCTGATCATCGACGACGCCGGCTACCGTCAACTTTGGCCCAACGAACCTTTTCAAGTAGGCAAGACTTTTGAGATGAACGACCGTCGGGGCGTGATCGTTGGCGTGTGTAAGGCTTCGCGGACCTTTCAGACGTTTCCGATCGTCTATACGCGGTACACGCAAGCCGTGCAGTATACTCCCGGCGAGCGCAAGACCATGTCGTTCATTCTCGCCGAACCGCAGCCAGGAGTGCCCGTTGAACAAGTCTGCCAGCAAATCCATGCGCAAACGGGACTGAAAGCGCTAACGCGGCACGATTTTGTCTGGGCTACCATCGACTATTACCTGAAGCGCACCGGCATTCCCTTGAATTTCGGCATTACCGTGGTGCTCGGAGTGATTGTCGGCACGGCTATTTCAGGGCAGACATTCTATCTGTTCACCGTCGAAAACCTCAAGCAGTTCGGCGCCTTGAAGGCGATGGGGGCCAGTAACTTCCGAATCGTCGGCATGGTGCTACTGCAAGCGACGCAAGTCGGCTTCATCGGCTATTGCCTGGGTGTGGGCGGCGCAGCCGCATTCGGCCACTTTTCGAAGTTCAATGCGAAACTCGCCTTTTACATGCCTTGGTGGATCCTGCTGCTCACCGGTGCGATTGTCTTGTTGATCGTCATGTTGGCCAGTCTCCTGTGTGTGTGGAAGGTGGTCAAGGTCGAGCCGGCGATTGTGTTTAAGGGATAACGATGCAACATATTGTGATTCACCACTCGAGCGGCAATCTGGCGACCTCCCCCGCGCAGCGCGGCTTGACGCACGATGCTCGTGCCGACATCAATCTGCTCGCGGTTCGCTGTCGCGGCGTCACCAAACAATTCGGCCGAGGCAACACGGCGGTGATGGCCCTGCGTGGCGTCGATTTCGATGTCTGGCTCGGCGAAATGACTCTGCTCGTCGGCCCCAGCGGTTGCGGCAAGACGACGCTATTGTCGGTGATCGCCGGCATTCTTGATCCGACCGACGGCGAAGTAACGGTGCTGGGCAGCGATGTGACGATGCTCTCAAACGGTCAAAAGGTGCGATTTCGCGGCGAAAACATCGGTTTCGTGTTTCAGCAATACAACTTGCTGCCTGCACTCACTTCGGCCGAAAACGTTGCTGTCCCGCTGATTATTGCAGGCTGGTCGCGGCGGGCGGCCGTTCGATTGGCGGCCGAGCGGCTCGACGAAGTCGGCCTGGGCGAACGCATTC encodes:
- a CDS encoding CerR family C-terminal domain-containing protein, translating into MDNRIDDTRERLFAAASKIFAEKGFEKTTVREICHAADVSNLAAVNYYFGDKERLYIECVKLAHKVRIDEVPLPIWDNRTLPEQKLYGLVLTMLRRMIGPSQPWHEQLMMREVGNPTTAVAELVQEFIRPHFELLLSVIDELLAEEVTAEKRHLIAFSIVGQCLHYKVARPIIELLVGIEEVAAYTPEQLAEHITNFTLSSLRQSPQTSEKTTPNSTIRPQRQGAST
- a CDS encoding ABC transporter ATP-binding protein, which gives rise to MQHIVIHHSSGNLATSPAQRGLTHDARADINLLAVRCRGVTKQFGRGNTAVMALRGVDFDVWLGEMTLLVGPSGCGKTTLLSVIAGILDPTDGEVTVLGSDVTMLSNGQKVRFRGENIGFVFQQYNLLPALTSAENVAVPLIIAGWSRRAAVRLAAERLDEVGLGERIHSLPDELSGGQQQRVAIARALVHEPRLIVCDEPTAALDSENGHRIMELLRAVAVQPDRSVIVVTHDNRVFDFGDRVAHMDDGHIVDVQTNYSLTPQ
- a CDS encoding FtsX-like permease family protein, coding for MTWIAWRMLIGNKAKYLGIVFGVMFASLLIAQQSSIFCGLMLMTTSQIQDVKGAGIWVMDNNVQFVDDIKPMRDEDLMRVRGVPGVEWAVRFYKGLGRARLESGNFQQIILLGVDDGTLVGAPQQMLVGSWDDLRRNDALIIDDAGYRQLWPNEPFQVGKTFEMNDRRGVIVGVCKASRTFQTFPIVYTRYTQAVQYTPGERKTMSFILAEPQPGVPVEQVCQQIHAQTGLKALTRHDFVWATIDYYLKRTGIPLNFGITVVLGVIVGTAISGQTFYLFTVENLKQFGALKAMGASNFRIVGMVLLQATQVGFIGYCLGVGGAAAFGHFSKFNAKLAFYMPWWILLLTGAIVLLIVMLASLLCVWKVVKVEPAIVFKG